The proteins below come from a single Serratia fonticola genomic window:
- a CDS encoding PLP-dependent aminotransferase family protein, producing the protein MTRYEQLAQQIREQIQSRVWRAGDKLPSLRESGKRAGLSLMTVVQSYQLLESQGWIVARPQSGYYVAARSQALPQPVRGEKLLVSEQVDINAFIFDVLQACKDPEIVPFGSAFPDATLFMQPKLARALSSVARKFTPHSSLANLPPGNEALRRHIAQRYALNGMQVSPDEIVITAGAMESLSLSLQAVTQPGDTVAIESPAFYGALQALERLKLKAVAIATHPQHGIDLDSLQQAIEQYPIKACWLMTHFQNPQGSSMSDENKKRLVTMLREHQISLLEDDVYGELYFSAERPLPAKALDQGGQILHCSSFSKCLAPGFRVGWVAAGRFAPQIQRLQLMSTVSTSVPTQMAIADYLLHGGYDTHLRRLRRLLAQRQSAMHQAIAHHFPPTVKVSQPDGGYFLWLELEATQSSMELYQRALAEGISIAPGRMFTTGDRFNHCFRLNASFEWSDRLETAIKTLARLIRGLG; encoded by the coding sequence ATGACCAGATATGAACAGCTTGCCCAGCAGATCCGCGAACAGATCCAGAGCCGGGTTTGGCGTGCTGGGGACAAACTGCCCTCGCTGCGGGAAAGTGGTAAACGTGCCGGGCTGAGCCTGATGACGGTGGTGCAGTCATACCAGCTGCTGGAAAGCCAGGGCTGGATCGTAGCGCGGCCGCAGTCTGGTTACTATGTGGCCGCGCGTTCACAGGCGTTACCACAGCCCGTCCGGGGTGAAAAACTGCTGGTGAGCGAACAGGTAGATATCAACGCTTTTATCTTTGACGTGCTGCAAGCCTGTAAGGATCCAGAGATTGTGCCCTTCGGCTCGGCTTTCCCCGATGCCACCCTGTTTATGCAACCCAAGCTGGCCAGGGCGCTGAGCAGCGTGGCGCGGAAATTCACACCTCACAGCTCGCTTGCTAATTTGCCGCCCGGCAACGAGGCATTGCGTCGCCATATTGCCCAACGCTATGCGCTGAATGGGATGCAGGTCTCCCCTGATGAGATTGTGATCACCGCCGGGGCGATGGAGTCGTTAAGCCTCAGCCTGCAAGCGGTGACGCAGCCGGGAGATACGGTGGCGATTGAATCCCCGGCATTTTACGGTGCGTTGCAGGCGCTGGAACGCCTGAAGCTGAAAGCGGTGGCGATCGCTACCCATCCGCAGCATGGGATCGATCTGGATTCGTTGCAGCAGGCGATTGAGCAGTATCCGATCAAGGCCTGCTGGCTGATGACCCATTTCCAGAACCCGCAAGGGTCGAGCATGTCGGACGAGAATAAAAAACGGCTGGTGACGATGCTGCGCGAGCATCAGATCTCGTTGCTGGAAGACGATGTCTACGGCGAGCTTTATTTCAGCGCCGAGCGGCCCTTGCCTGCCAAGGCGTTGGATCAGGGCGGGCAGATTTTGCACTGCTCGTCGTTCTCAAAATGTCTGGCTCCGGGGTTCCGTGTGGGCTGGGTGGCGGCAGGGCGTTTCGCGCCGCAGATCCAGCGCTTGCAACTGATGAGCACCGTTTCAACCAGCGTGCCGACCCAGATGGCGATCGCCGATTATCTGCTGCATGGCGGCTATGATACCCATCTGCGTCGCCTGCGGCGTTTATTGGCCCAGCGCCAAAGCGCCATGCATCAGGCGATCGCCCATCACTTCCCGCCCACGGTGAAGGTCAGCCAGCCGGACGGAGGCTATTTCCTGTGGCTGGAGCTGGAGGCGACACAGTCATCCATGGAGCTTTACCAGCGTGCGCTGGCAGAGGGCATCAGTATTGCGCCGGGGCGAATGTTTACCACCGGCGATCGTTTCAACCACTGTTTCCGCCTGAACGCCTCCTTCGAGTGGAGCGACAGGCTTGAAACCGCCATCAAGACCTTGGCCAGGCTGATCCGGGGGTTGGGTTAA
- the astD gene encoding succinylglutamate-semialdehyde dehydrogenase, giving the protein MSHPALLINGVWQAGRGAEFSKTDPLDNLPLWQANTASIDDVASACAAAREAFPAWARTPFAQREQLVKRFASLLEEHKQHLAETISRETSKPRWETLTEVQAMIGKVGISLQAYQARTGVTETAMADGASVLRHRPHGVLAVFGPYNFPGHLPNGHIVPALLAGNCVVFKPSELTPLTAEVTLQLWLQAGLPDGVINLVQGGRETGEALASCADIDGLLFTGSAGTGYHLHRQLAGQPEKILALEMGGNNALIVEQVEDCDAAVNLAIQSAFISAGQRCTCARRILVKNGPQGDAFITRLVQVASTLRIGRWDAEPQPFMGGVISSSAAENMLAAQHHLLALGGKALLTMKSLESGSALLSPGIIDVTGVADVPDEEYFGPLTTIIRYDHFDQALRMANNTRYGLSVGLVSPQREQFERLLLEARAGIVNWNKPLTGASSAAPFGGVGASGNHRPSAFYAADYCAWPMASLESASLTLPTSLSPGLIFN; this is encoded by the coding sequence ATGTCACATCCTGCATTGTTAATTAATGGCGTCTGGCAGGCCGGCCGGGGCGCTGAGTTCAGCAAAACCGATCCGTTGGATAACCTGCCGCTGTGGCAAGCCAATACGGCCAGTATTGACGACGTGGCTTCGGCCTGCGCAGCTGCACGTGAGGCTTTCCCTGCCTGGGCGCGCACGCCGTTTGCGCAGCGCGAACAGTTGGTAAAACGCTTCGCGTCGTTGCTGGAAGAGCATAAGCAACATCTGGCTGAGACCATCAGCCGTGAAACCAGTAAACCCCGCTGGGAAACCTTGACCGAAGTCCAGGCGATGATTGGCAAGGTCGGCATTTCATTGCAGGCCTATCAGGCGCGTACTGGGGTGACGGAAACCGCGATGGCCGACGGAGCCTCGGTGTTACGCCATCGGCCGCACGGCGTGCTGGCGGTGTTTGGCCCATATAACTTCCCTGGCCATTTACCCAATGGGCATATCGTTCCGGCGCTGCTGGCGGGCAACTGCGTGGTGTTCAAACCCAGCGAATTGACGCCGTTGACGGCGGAGGTGACGTTACAGCTGTGGCTGCAGGCGGGTTTGCCGGATGGGGTGATCAATCTGGTGCAAGGTGGACGTGAAACCGGTGAGGCCTTGGCAAGCTGTGCCGATATTGATGGGCTGCTGTTTACCGGCAGTGCTGGCACCGGTTATCACCTGCATCGCCAATTGGCTGGTCAGCCAGAAAAGATCCTGGCGCTGGAGATGGGTGGCAACAATGCGCTGATCGTCGAACAGGTAGAAGATTGTGACGCGGCGGTGAATCTGGCCATTCAATCGGCGTTTATTTCTGCCGGGCAGCGCTGTACCTGTGCTCGCCGCATTTTGGTGAAAAACGGGCCACAGGGCGATGCCTTTATTACACGCCTGGTTCAGGTGGCATCTACGCTGCGCATTGGCCGTTGGGATGCTGAGCCTCAGCCGTTTATGGGCGGGGTGATCTCCTCCTCTGCGGCAGAAAACATGCTGGCAGCTCAGCATCACCTGTTGGCATTGGGCGGCAAAGCCTTGTTGACCATGAAATCGCTGGAGAGCGGCAGCGCGTTATTAAGCCCCGGCATTATCGATGTGACAGGCGTGGCGGACGTGCCAGACGAAGAGTATTTTGGCCCGCTGACCACGATCATCCGTTACGACCATTTCGATCAGGCGCTGCGCATGGCTAATAACACGCGCTATGGCCTGTCCGTTGGGCTGGTGTCCCCGCAGCGGGAGCAGTTCGAACGGCTGCTGCTGGAGGCGCGAGCCGGTATTGTCAACTGGAACAAGCCGCTGACCGGCGCTTCTAGCGCGGCACCTTTCGGTGGTGTGGGAGCTTCTGGCAACCATAGGCCAAGTGCGTTCTATGCGGCAGATTACTGCGCATGGCCGATGGCTTCGCTGGAAAGTGCCAGCCTGACGCTGCCAACCAGCCTGTCACCGGGCCTGATATTTAACTGA
- the astA gene encoding arginine N-succinyltransferase — MMIIRPIERRDLADLLTLAGKSGIGLTSLPQNEETLSARIERALKTWQGELPQSDRCYLFVMEDTERQQVVGVSAIEVAVGLTEPWYSFRVGTQVHASKQLNVYKSVPTLFLSNDHTGHSELCTLFLDPDYRHGENGKLLSKVRFLFMAAFRNQFSRKVIAEMRGYSDENGRSPFWESVGRHFFSIEFAKADYLSGTGQKAFIAELMPKHPLYVDFLAEDAQKVIGEVHPQTAPARKLLEAEGLRYQGYVDIFDGGPTLEAEIDEIRAVKRSKMVKVVLDDTQVFSESPAYLVANDNYQNYRALLVHAQLHDDRLRINAETAAALGVEQGSPVRVIKLIAQEKM; from the coding sequence ATGATGATTATCCGCCCCATAGAGCGCCGTGACCTGGCTGACCTGCTGACGCTCGCCGGTAAATCCGGTATTGGCCTCACCTCTTTGCCGCAGAATGAAGAGACGCTGTCGGCACGTATTGAGCGGGCGTTAAAAACCTGGCAAGGCGAACTTCCCCAGAGCGATCGCTGCTATCTGTTTGTTATGGAGGATACCGAACGGCAACAGGTCGTTGGCGTCAGCGCGATAGAAGTCGCGGTTGGGCTGACCGAACCCTGGTACAGCTTCCGCGTGGGTACCCAGGTGCATGCCTCAAAGCAGCTTAATGTCTATAAATCGGTGCCAACGCTGTTTTTAAGCAACGACCATACCGGCCATTCGGAACTTTGTACGCTGTTCCTCGATCCGGACTACCGTCATGGCGAGAATGGCAAGCTGCTGTCAAAAGTGCGCTTCCTGTTTATGGCCGCATTCCGCAACCAATTCTCCCGCAAAGTGATCGCGGAGATGCGCGGTTATTCCGATGAAAATGGCCGTTCCCCCTTCTGGGAAAGCGTTGGCCGCCACTTCTTTTCTATCGAGTTCGCCAAGGCGGACTATCTCAGCGGCACCGGGCAAAAGGCGTTTATCGCCGAACTGATGCCGAAACACCCGCTGTACGTCGACTTTCTGGCCGAAGATGCGCAGAAGGTGATCGGCGAAGTTCACCCGCAAACCGCACCGGCGCGCAAGCTGCTGGAAGCCGAAGGGCTGCGCTACCAGGGCTACGTCGATATCTTTGACGGGGGCCCGACGCTGGAAGCCGAGATTGACGAGATCCGTGCGGTGAAGCGCAGCAAAATGGTGAAGGTGGTGCTGGATGATACGCAGGTATTCAGCGAGTCCCCGGCCTACCTGGTGGCCAACGACAACTATCAGAATTATCGCGCCCTGTTGGTACATGCCCAACTGCATGATGACCGCTTGCGTATCAACGCCGAGACGGCTGCGGCGCTCGGTGTCGAACAGGGGAGCCCGGTACGGGTCATCAAGCTTATCGCTCAGGAGAAAATGTAA
- a CDS encoding aspartate aminotransferase family protein, which produces MEQPIAVTRQSFDDWMIPVYAPADFILVRGEGSQVWDQQGKSYIDFAGGIAVNALGHAHPQVLAALVEQAGKLWHLGNGYTNEPVLRLAKQLIDATFADKVFFCNSGAEANEAALKLARKHALDSGNREKNQIVAFNNAFHGRTLFTVSAGGQPKYSQDFAPLPGGITHTPFNDLAAAEQVINDHTCAVIVEPIQGEGGVVPAQPQFLQGLRELCDRHGALLIFDEVQTGVGRTGSLYAYMNYGVVPDVLTTAKALGGGFPIGAMITTDKLAKTLGVGTHGTTYGGNPLAAAVAGEVFSLINTPEVLDGVKQRLEWFIAGLTEINLQYPIFSEIRGAGLLIGCVLNPEYAGRAKQLTQLANEEGVIALIAGPDVVRFTPSLIIPEQDVKEGLARFARAVARICS; this is translated from the coding sequence ATGGAACAGCCAATCGCAGTTACCCGCCAGTCTTTCGACGACTGGATGATCCCGGTTTATGCCCCTGCGGATTTTATTTTGGTGCGGGGAGAAGGCTCACAGGTTTGGGATCAGCAGGGGAAATCCTATATTGATTTCGCTGGAGGCATTGCCGTCAATGCTCTGGGCCATGCCCATCCGCAGGTGTTAGCGGCGCTGGTCGAACAGGCAGGCAAGCTTTGGCATCTGGGCAACGGTTATACCAACGAGCCGGTGTTACGCCTGGCCAAACAGCTGATTGATGCCACCTTTGCCGACAAGGTATTTTTCTGTAACTCCGGCGCGGAAGCCAACGAGGCCGCGCTGAAGCTGGCGCGAAAACATGCGCTGGATAGTGGCAACCGAGAAAAGAACCAGATCGTCGCGTTCAATAACGCGTTTCATGGCCGCACCTTGTTTACCGTGTCTGCCGGGGGCCAACCAAAATATTCACAGGATTTTGCGCCACTGCCTGGCGGCATTACCCATACGCCGTTTAACGACCTGGCAGCGGCTGAGCAGGTGATTAACGACCATACCTGCGCGGTGATCGTTGAGCCGATTCAGGGCGAGGGCGGGGTGGTTCCGGCACAACCGCAGTTCCTGCAAGGGCTGCGTGAACTGTGCGACCGCCACGGCGCACTGCTGATCTTTGATGAGGTGCAAACCGGCGTGGGCCGCACGGGATCGCTGTATGCCTATATGAATTATGGGGTGGTGCCAGACGTGTTGACCACTGCCAAGGCATTGGGCGGCGGCTTCCCGATCGGCGCGATGATCACCACCGACAAGCTGGCGAAAACCCTGGGCGTTGGCACTCATGGCACCACCTACGGCGGCAACCCGCTGGCGGCGGCGGTAGCTGGGGAGGTGTTCTCGCTGATTAACACTCCGGAAGTCCTTGATGGGGTGAAGCAGCGTCTCGAATGGTTTATCGCCGGACTGACGGAAATCAACCTACAGTATCCGATCTTTAGCGAAATCCGCGGGGCGGGCCTGTTAATTGGCTGCGTGCTGAACCCGGAATATGCCGGTAGAGCCAAACAGCTCACCCAACTGGCTAACGAGGAGGGGGTGATAGCCCTGATCGCTGGCCCAGACGTGGTGCGCTTTACGCCTTCGCTGATCATCCCTGAACAGGATGTGAAAGAGGGGCTGGCGCGGTTCGCGCGTGCTGTGGCGCGGATTTGCAGCTAA
- a CDS encoding alpha/beta hydrolase has translation MSKKTFDATQPAAVKDVAAFLAELNASGGKPMEQMKPKEARKVLEGAQRSVEVVQREVEIEEKTIHVAGQDILLHIVRPPRVKGKLPVFMFFHGGGWVLGDFPTHERLVRDLVYSSGAVAVFVNYTPSPEAQYPTAIEQAYAATEWVAEYGEKINVDGTRLAVVGNSVGGNMATVVSLMAKERGTPALRCQILLWPVTHASFDRDSYHQFAEGHFLTRNMMKWFWDNYTTDKAQRKEIYASPLNASLEQLRGLPPALIQTAELDVLRDEGEAYARLLNAAGVEVTATRYNGLIHDYGLLNPLAQVPAVHSAIHQAGRALKHYLA, from the coding sequence ATGAGCAAGAAAACCTTTGATGCCACCCAGCCCGCAGCAGTTAAAGACGTAGCCGCCTTTCTGGCGGAGTTAAATGCCAGCGGCGGCAAACCGATGGAACAGATGAAGCCGAAGGAAGCCCGTAAGGTGTTGGAAGGCGCGCAACGCAGCGTGGAGGTGGTACAGCGTGAGGTCGAGATCGAAGAGAAAACCATTCACGTGGCTGGTCAGGACATCCTGCTGCACATCGTGCGTCCGCCACGAGTGAAAGGTAAATTGCCGGTATTTATGTTTTTCCACGGCGGCGGCTGGGTATTGGGTGACTTCCCTACCCACGAACGATTGGTGCGCGATCTGGTTTACAGTTCAGGAGCGGTCGCGGTGTTTGTCAATTACACACCGTCGCCAGAAGCCCAGTATCCCACCGCCATCGAGCAAGCCTACGCGGCGACGGAATGGGTGGCGGAATACGGAGAAAAAATCAACGTCGACGGTACCCGGCTGGCGGTAGTGGGTAATAGCGTTGGCGGTAATATGGCGACGGTGGTCAGCCTGATGGCTAAAGAGCGAGGCACACCGGCACTGCGCTGCCAAATCCTGCTATGGCCGGTCACCCACGCCAGTTTTGATCGTGATTCCTATCATCAATTTGCCGAAGGCCATTTCCTGACGCGCAATATGATGAAGTGGTTTTGGGACAACTACACCACCGACAAGGCCCAGCGTAAGGAGATCTACGCCTCACCGCTCAATGCGAGCCTGGAGCAGCTGCGAGGGCTGCCACCCGCGCTGATCCAGACCGCCGAGCTGGACGTATTGCGGGATGAGGGGGAAGCCTACGCCCGCTTGCTGAACGCGGCTGGCGTCGAGGTGACCGCCACCCGCTACAATGGGCTGATCCACGATTACGGCCTGTTAAACCCGCTCGCCCAGGTTCCGGCGGTGCATTCGGCTATTCATCAGGCCGGACGTGCATTGAAGCATTATCTGGCCTAG